One Mycobacterium sp. SMC-4 DNA window includes the following coding sequences:
- a CDS encoding DUF2235 domain-containing protein: MPRADDSEVLVNVVAARHAVAIDGGYGRRRQRLVPAVATGAGVEEVWFRGGHRDVTGAAGAGAPLSAITLDWVLDGAMKAGVLLAASARHRAPAPSVLDALAGAAHPVPSPKVPADATVHASVHSYLRAHPGYWRRLPGRVHWADLDWAARGERLCAVGQSSPAVLATTG, encoded by the coding sequence GTGCCGCGTGCCGACGACTCGGAGGTGCTCGTCAACGTCGTGGCAGCCCGACACGCGGTGGCCATCGACGGTGGCTACGGGCGGCGTCGTCAGCGGCTCGTCCCGGCCGTAGCCACCGGCGCCGGCGTCGAGGAGGTGTGGTTCCGCGGTGGCCATCGCGACGTCACCGGCGCGGCCGGGGCAGGTGCGCCGCTGTCGGCGATCACGCTGGACTGGGTGCTCGATGGGGCGATGAAAGCCGGTGTGCTGCTTGCGGCGTCGGCCCGGCACCGGGCACCGGCCCCCAGTGTGCTCGACGCGCTGGCCGGAGCCGCACATCCGGTGCCCTCGCCCAAGGTGCCCGCTGACGCCACCGTGCACGCCAGCGTGCACAGCTATCTGCGGGCCCATCCCGGGTACTGGCGCCGACTCCCGGGCCGCGTGCATTGGGCCGACCTGGACTGGGCGGCGCGCGGTGAGCGGCTGTGCGCTGTCGGGCAGTCCTCGCCGGCGGTGCTGGCCACGACGGGTTGA
- a CDS encoding DUF4185 domain-containing protein — MGAAAYVGRVGGLAVALGVGSAVFAGHGIAAADSGDSSSSRSSSSATTGSGGTDTSRPDRTRRNEQTTERRESGRTATTSADVELPIDAESDRELVEQPDEAEASDELVADEPDARPERRRATETVPTTESTVTQPERSTRADPDVAPQQTDTTSTGAADDPAVAPKEPTKVAVFVSATTLAEASTARVTSETAEVELPAADEQTATRRPTLATAVVNVVHSMLDWARQRAVADPASSPQPPFLWALMSFARRELENLFATRGTVTAGAADRAARTAASLALTENSTVGDAPAAARVQHSPWLNPQVSQSTNFVSWVTGRNTYTERRLANTVARFGVYGTDVGVMWDNGMVDDPNTPWNESQVLIAVGDTFSGPNMQGGWRYNTLFRSSDRDLSNGMEIPDGEWFNGNMFGGAPLSSPTFARPIINRPSWLPGSVTLIPTAGISVPTPDTQFGVTQYVSFMSVSRWGSAGRWTTNYSGIAYSTDNGENFTIARESIRYNSIFSGHRNFQQSAFVQGDDGYVYMYGTPNGRQGAAYLARVAPENILNAARYEYYRAGSSSWLGTTAARWVSGSPSSASAIIGKTGGACGATKPGYSVSEMSVQYNEYLGKYVVLYGDQFNNIVMRTADVPEGQWSEATVLMTQQPGGIYAPMLHPWSPSTAGTGSDLYWNLSLWSEYNIMLMRTDLAKL; from the coding sequence ATGGGTGCCGCAGCCTACGTCGGCCGAGTCGGCGGGCTGGCCGTCGCTTTGGGTGTCGGATCAGCAGTCTTTGCCGGGCATGGCATTGCCGCCGCCGATAGCGGCGATTCGTCGAGCTCGCGTTCGTCGTCGTCAGCAACCACCGGTAGCGGTGGGACCGACACCAGCCGACCCGATCGCACGCGACGCAACGAGCAGACCACCGAGCGCCGTGAGTCTGGGCGTACAGCCACGACCAGCGCCGACGTCGAGCTGCCCATCGATGCGGAATCCGACCGGGAACTGGTCGAGCAACCCGACGAAGCCGAGGCTTCCGACGAACTCGTCGCCGACGAGCCTGACGCCCGTCCGGAGCGCCGGCGGGCAACCGAGACCGTGCCGACAACCGAATCGACGGTGACCCAGCCGGAGCGGAGCACTCGCGCCGACCCCGATGTGGCGCCGCAACAGACCGACACCACATCCACCGGTGCCGCCGACGACCCCGCTGTCGCACCCAAGGAGCCGACCAAGGTCGCGGTGTTCGTCTCGGCGACCACGCTGGCCGAGGCGAGCACCGCGCGCGTCACCTCCGAGACGGCCGAGGTGGAGCTGCCCGCCGCCGACGAGCAGACCGCCACCCGCCGACCCACCCTGGCCACCGCCGTGGTCAACGTCGTGCACAGCATGCTGGACTGGGCGCGGCAGCGGGCCGTCGCAGACCCCGCAAGCTCCCCGCAACCGCCGTTCCTGTGGGCGTTGATGTCCTTTGCCCGCCGTGAACTGGAGAACCTGTTCGCGACCCGCGGCACCGTCACCGCCGGCGCTGCCGACCGGGCAGCCAGGACCGCCGCCAGCCTCGCGTTGACCGAAAACTCCACCGTCGGCGACGCCCCCGCGGCCGCCAGGGTGCAGCACTCCCCGTGGCTGAATCCTCAGGTGAGCCAGTCGACGAACTTCGTCAGCTGGGTCACCGGCAGAAACACCTACACCGAACGCCGATTGGCCAACACCGTGGCGCGCTTCGGGGTGTACGGCACCGACGTCGGCGTCATGTGGGACAACGGCATGGTCGACGATCCCAATACTCCGTGGAACGAAAGCCAGGTGCTGATCGCCGTCGGCGACACCTTCAGCGGCCCGAACATGCAGGGTGGCTGGCGCTACAACACCTTGTTCCGCAGCTCCGACCGGGACCTGTCCAACGGTATGGAAATTCCTGACGGAGAGTGGTTCAACGGCAACATGTTCGGCGGGGCGCCACTGTCGAGTCCGACCTTCGCGCGCCCGATCATCAACCGTCCGTCGTGGCTGCCCGGTTCGGTGACGTTGATCCCGACCGCCGGAATCTCGGTGCCTACGCCCGACACCCAGTTCGGTGTCACGCAGTACGTCAGCTTCATGTCGGTGTCGAGGTGGGGATCGGCAGGCCGCTGGACCACCAACTACTCGGGCATCGCCTACTCGACCGACAACGGCGAGAACTTCACGATCGCGCGCGAGAGCATCCGCTACAACTCGATTTTCAGTGGCCACCGCAACTTTCAGCAGTCCGCCTTCGTCCAGGGCGACGACGGCTATGTCTACATGTACGGCACTCCCAACGGCCGGCAGGGCGCGGCCTACCTGGCGCGTGTCGCACCCGAGAACATTCTCAACGCAGCCAGATACGAGTACTACCGCGCGGGGTCGTCGAGCTGGTTGGGTACCACTGCGGCCCGCTGGGTCTCGGGTAGCCCGTCATCGGCGTCGGCGATCATCGGTAAGACCGGTGGCGCGTGCGGCGCCACCAAGCCGGGCTACAGCGTCAGCGAGATGTCGGTCCAGTACAACGAGTATCTGGGCAAATACGTCGTGCTCTACGGCGACCAGTTCAACAACATCGTGATGCGCACGGCCGACGTCCCTGAAGGCCAGTGGTCCGAGGCGACCGTCCTGATGACCCAGCAGCCCGGCGGCATCTATGCACCGATGCTGCACCCGTGGTCACCGTCGACGGCAGGCACCGGATCGGACCTGTACTGGAACCTGTCGCTGTGGTCTGAGTACAACATCATGCTGATGCGCACCGATCTCGCCAAGTTGTAG
- a CDS encoding XdhC/CoxI family protein — MRDVLDELLAIWRSGATAGLSTVVRTMSSAPREPGAAMLVAPDGSVAGSVSGGCVEGAVYQTATDVVASGTPELQRYGVSDDDAFSVGLTCGGTIDVFTEPLSRKTFPQLQAVADDIAAHRAVAVATVIAHPDPKRLGRRLIVRPDGVDGSVGSARADDAVADDAQGLLAAGRCAVLTYGPEGQRQDAGMEVFVASHAPRPRMLVFGAIDFAAALAQQGAFLGYRVTVCDARPVFATSARFPAAEDVVVDWPHRYLAAQAEKGAIDARTAICVLTHDPKFDVPVLQVALRLPQVGYIGVMGSRRTHEDRLCRLKEAGVTDAELARLASPIGLDLGARTPEETAVSIAAEIIAQRWGGHGRPLRETLGRIHHEA, encoded by the coding sequence GTGCGCGACGTCCTCGACGAACTTCTGGCGATCTGGCGGTCCGGTGCGACCGCCGGACTGTCGACGGTGGTGCGCACCATGTCCTCCGCACCCCGCGAACCCGGCGCCGCCATGCTCGTCGCCCCCGACGGCAGCGTCGCCGGGTCGGTCTCGGGCGGCTGCGTGGAAGGGGCCGTGTACCAGACCGCCACCGACGTCGTCGCCAGCGGAACGCCGGAGCTGCAGCGCTACGGTGTCAGCGACGATGATGCGTTCTCGGTCGGGCTGACCTGCGGCGGCACCATCGATGTTTTCACAGAGCCATTGTCGCGCAAGACTTTCCCACAGTTGCAGGCGGTCGCCGACGACATCGCTGCCCATCGCGCCGTCGCGGTGGCCACCGTCATCGCCCACCCGGATCCGAAACGTCTCGGGCGACGGCTGATCGTCCGGCCGGACGGGGTCGACGGCTCGGTGGGTTCCGCACGCGCCGACGACGCGGTAGCCGACGACGCTCAAGGCCTGCTGGCCGCCGGCCGCTGCGCGGTGCTGACGTACGGACCCGAGGGCCAGCGTCAAGACGCCGGCATGGAGGTCTTCGTGGCCAGTCACGCTCCGCGACCGCGGATGCTGGTGTTCGGCGCCATCGACTTCGCGGCGGCGCTCGCCCAGCAGGGCGCATTCCTGGGCTACCGCGTCACGGTGTGCGATGCCCGGCCGGTCTTCGCGACCTCGGCGCGCTTCCCGGCCGCCGAAGACGTCGTGGTGGATTGGCCGCACCGGTACCTTGCCGCGCAGGCCGAAAAGGGTGCCATCGATGCCCGCACGGCGATCTGCGTGCTGACCCACGACCCCAAGTTCGACGTGCCGGTGCTGCAGGTCGCGCTCCGGTTGCCGCAGGTGGGCTACATCGGCGTGATGGGGTCCCGACGCACCCATGAGGACCGACTGTGCCGCCTCAAGGAGGCCGGCGTCACCGATGCCGAGCTGGCTCGGCTGGCCAGTCCGATCGGTCTGGACCTGGGAGCGCGCACCCCCGAGGAGACCGCGGTGTCCATCGCCGCCGAGATCATCGCGCAGCGCTGGGGCGGCCACGGGCGGCCGCTGCGCGAAACCTTGGGTCGCATCCACCACGAAGCATGA